The following are from one region of the Streptomyces fradiae genome:
- a CDS encoding LCP family protein, whose amino-acid sequence MSAHDMQEQAEEREPAAEQDVTEQDGAEQDGAPQGPAPRKRRRPKGRTVLLSALALFVAAVLLTAGAGYWAYQHYTDRVQRIPQTFPTNAPVPAASKGGQNFLLMGLDSRSEVPTTGSDAKGRLWKYGDQRSDAMMLVHIPADHSAAYVVSLPRDSWVDIPGRGRAKLNAAFSWGGPPLLIDTVQRLTDVRVDHFAVIDWNGFRKLTDAVGGVDIIMSDGERRHLNGEQALDYVGERKDLPNGDFDRTHRQQNYLRTVLEKVMDSASLKDPLRLKETLDIFTETVSVDERFGDDEMRELVWNMREVRSGDMTFMNAPVKGTGMEKGQSVVYLDRARCTALWQAYKDDEVGEYVDTHPIDRLRPATN is encoded by the coding sequence ATGAGCGCGCACGACATGCAGGAGCAGGCGGAAGAGCGGGAGCCCGCCGCCGAGCAGGACGTCACAGAGCAGGACGGTGCCGAACAGGACGGCGCCCCGCAGGGCCCCGCGCCCAGGAAGCGGCGCCGCCCCAAGGGGCGGACCGTCCTCCTGAGCGCCCTCGCGCTCTTCGTCGCGGCGGTGCTCCTGACCGCCGGGGCGGGCTACTGGGCGTACCAGCACTACACCGACCGGGTGCAGCGCATCCCGCAGACCTTCCCGACCAACGCGCCGGTGCCCGCCGCGTCCAAGGGCGGACAGAACTTCCTGCTCATGGGCCTCGACTCGCGCTCCGAGGTGCCCACCACCGGCAGCGACGCCAAGGGCAGGCTGTGGAAGTACGGCGACCAGCGCAGCGACGCGATGATGCTGGTGCACATCCCGGCCGACCACTCCGCCGCCTATGTCGTCTCGCTGCCCCGCGACTCCTGGGTGGACATCCCCGGCCGGGGCCGGGCCAAGCTCAACGCGGCCTTCTCCTGGGGCGGCCCGCCGCTGCTCATCGACACCGTGCAGCGGCTCACCGACGTCCGGGTCGACCACTTCGCCGTCATCGACTGGAACGGCTTCCGCAAGCTGACCGACGCCGTCGGCGGCGTGGACATCATCATGTCGGACGGCGAGCGCCGGCACCTGAACGGCGAACAGGCCCTGGACTACGTGGGGGAGCGCAAGGATCTCCCCAACGGCGACTTCGACCGCACCCACCGGCAGCAGAACTATCTGCGCACGGTCCTGGAGAAGGTGATGGACTCCGCCTCCCTCAAGGACCCGCTGCGACTGAAGGAGACTCTCGACATCTTCACCGAGACGGTCTCGGTCGACGAGCGCTTCGGCGACGACGAGATGCGCGAACTGGTCTGGAACATGCGGGAGGTGCGGTCCGGAGACATGACCTTCATGAACGCTCCGGTGAAGGGCACCGGTATGGAGAAGGGGCAGTCGGTGGTCTACCTCGACCGGGCGCGCTGCACGGCGCTCTGGCAGGCGTACAAGGACGACGAGGTCGGGGAGTACGTCGACACCCACCCGATCGACCGCCTTCGCCCCGCCACCAACTAG
- a CDS encoding carbohydrate binding domain-containing protein gives MLVRNRLVATLGASLLGAAALVALPAPAQAAELLSNPGFESGTLSGWSCSGGTGSVVTSPVHSGTKALAGAASASDNARCAQTVAVQPNTTYTLSGWVRGNYVYLGVDGGTSTWTASAPSYQRLSLSFTTGASQTSATVYTHGWYGQGTYYADDISLDGPGGGGGGTDTQAPSAPTGLQVASKTASAVTLTWAAATDNVGVTGYDVYQGATKVSTVTGTSATVGGLAASTSYTFTVKARDAAGNVSPASNTATVTTEAGGGGGGTGFKQAAPYLYLGWGNPPAPATVMNATGIKTFTMAFILSSGGCNPAWDGQRPLTGGVDQSTIAAVRAAGGDIVPSIGGWSGNKLGPNCSTPEALAGAYQKVIDAYGLKSIDVDIENTDEFENAAVQDRILGALKIVKANNPGLRTILTFGTSTTGPTYYGNRLIEQSKALNANIDVFTIMPFDFGGGADMYGNTVNAANGLKNKLKSVYGWDDATAYAHVGISGMNGLSDQQEVTTQQIWTQIRDWANANHIARLAFWSVNRDRGCAGGGVTETCSGIAQSDWEFTRITAGFTG, from the coding sequence GTGCTTGTCCGCAACCGCCTGGTGGCGACGCTCGGCGCGTCGCTCCTCGGCGCGGCGGCCCTGGTCGCCCTGCCCGCCCCCGCTCAGGCCGCCGAACTGCTGAGCAACCCGGGCTTCGAGTCCGGCACCCTGTCCGGCTGGAGCTGTTCCGGCGGCACCGGCTCCGTCGTCACCAGCCCCGTGCACAGCGGCACCAAGGCCCTCGCCGGTGCCGCGAGCGCGTCCGACAACGCCCGCTGCGCCCAGACCGTCGCCGTGCAGCCCAACACCACCTACACGCTGTCCGGTTGGGTGCGCGGCAACTACGTGTACCTCGGCGTCGACGGCGGAACCTCGACCTGGACCGCGTCCGCGCCCTCGTACCAGCGCCTGTCGCTCAGCTTCACCACCGGCGCGAGCCAGACCAGCGCCACCGTCTACACCCACGGCTGGTACGGCCAGGGCACCTACTACGCCGACGACATCAGCCTCGACGGCCCCGGCGGCGGAGGCGGCGGCACCGACACCCAGGCGCCGAGCGCGCCCACCGGCCTCCAGGTGGCGTCCAAGACCGCCTCCGCGGTGACCCTCACCTGGGCCGCGGCCACCGACAACGTCGGCGTCACCGGCTACGACGTCTACCAGGGCGCCACCAAGGTCAGCACGGTCACCGGCACCTCGGCCACCGTCGGCGGGCTCGCCGCGAGCACCTCGTACACCTTCACCGTGAAGGCCCGCGACGCCGCGGGCAACGTCTCGCCCGCCTCCAACACCGCCACCGTCACCACCGAGGCCGGCGGCGGGGGCGGCGGCACCGGCTTCAAGCAGGCCGCGCCCTACCTCTACCTCGGCTGGGGCAACCCGCCGGCGCCCGCCACCGTCATGAACGCCACCGGCATCAAGACCTTCACCATGGCCTTCATCCTCTCCTCCGGCGGCTGCAACCCGGCCTGGGACGGGCAGCGCCCGCTGACCGGCGGCGTCGACCAGTCCACCATCGCCGCCGTCCGCGCGGCCGGCGGTGACATCGTCCCGTCCATCGGCGGCTGGTCCGGCAACAAGCTCGGCCCCAACTGCTCGACCCCCGAGGCCCTGGCCGGCGCCTACCAGAAGGTCATCGACGCCTACGGCCTGAAGTCGATCGACGTCGACATCGAGAACACCGACGAGTTCGAGAACGCGGCCGTCCAGGACCGCATCCTCGGCGCCCTGAAGATCGTCAAGGCCAACAACCCCGGCCTGCGGACCATCCTCACCTTCGGCACCTCGACCACCGGCCCCACCTACTACGGCAACCGGCTGATCGAGCAGTCCAAGGCGCTCAACGCGAACATCGACGTCTTCACCATCATGCCCTTCGACTTCGGCGGCGGCGCCGACATGTACGGCAACACCGTCAACGCCGCCAACGGCCTGAAGAACAAGCTGAAGTCGGTCTACGGCTGGGACGACGCCACCGCCTACGCCCACGTCGGCATCTCCGGCATGAACGGCCTCTCCGACCAGCAGGAGGTCACCACGCAGCAGATCTGGACGCAGATCCGCGACTGGGCCAACGCCAACCACATCGCCCGGCTCGCCTTCTGGTCCGTCAACCGCGACCGCGGCTGCGCGGGCGGCGGCGTGACCGAGACCTGCTCCGGCATCGCCCAGAGCGACTGGGAGTTCACCCGGATCACCGCCGGTTTCACCGGCTGA
- a CDS encoding ABC transporter ATP-binding protein, producing MSTPPLLSVRDLTMTFPGRGSRSARVRAVDGVSFDIAQGETLGLVGESGCGKSTTGRMIVRLLEPTSGTVTYDGRDISRLSARALKPLRREIQMVFQDPHSSLNPRRTVSRIIADPLLVQGSSAAEARARAAELLELVGLLPEHLDRFPHEFSGGQAQRIGIARALATGPRLVVADEPVSALDVSVQAQIVNLMGRLQRELGLSYLFVAHDLSVVRRVCDRVAVMYLGRIVEIGPKERVYGAPAHPYTRALLSAVPLPDPAAERARERITLLGDPPSPAAPPPGCTFHPRCPKAQALCRTESPPLRRTAAGEAREVACHFPETG from the coding sequence ATGAGCACACCTCCCCTCCTCTCCGTCCGCGACCTGACGATGACCTTTCCCGGGCGCGGGTCCCGCTCCGCCCGGGTGCGGGCCGTGGACGGCGTCTCCTTCGACATCGCCCAGGGCGAGACCCTGGGCCTGGTCGGGGAGTCCGGCTGCGGCAAGTCGACCACCGGACGGATGATCGTCCGGCTGCTCGAACCCACCTCCGGCACCGTCACGTACGACGGGCGGGACATCAGCCGGCTGTCCGCGCGGGCGCTCAAGCCGCTGCGCCGCGAGATCCAGATGGTCTTCCAGGACCCGCACTCCTCGCTCAACCCGCGCCGTACGGTGTCCCGGATCATCGCCGATCCCCTGCTGGTGCAGGGGAGTTCGGCCGCCGAGGCCCGGGCGCGGGCGGCCGAGCTCCTGGAGCTCGTGGGGCTGCTCCCGGAGCATCTGGACCGGTTCCCGCACGAGTTCTCCGGCGGTCAGGCGCAGCGGATCGGCATCGCGCGCGCCCTGGCGACCGGGCCGCGCCTGGTGGTCGCCGACGAGCCGGTGTCGGCCCTGGACGTGTCCGTACAGGCGCAGATCGTCAATCTGATGGGGCGGCTGCAGCGGGAGCTCGGTCTCTCGTACCTCTTCGTCGCCCACGATCTGTCGGTGGTGCGGCGGGTCTGCGACCGGGTGGCGGTGATGTATCTGGGGCGGATCGTGGAGATCGGCCCGAAGGAGCGGGTGTACGGGGCGCCCGCGCACCCCTACACCCGGGCGCTGCTCTCGGCGGTGCCGCTGCCGGACCCGGCGGCCGAGCGGGCCCGGGAGCGGATCACCCTGCTCGGCGACCCCCCGAGCCCGGCGGCGCCGCCCCCGGGCTGCACCTTCCATCCGCGCTGTCCGAAGGCGCAGGCACTGTGCCGGACGGAGTCTCCCCCGCTGCGGCGGACCGCGGCGGGGGAGGCGAGGGAGGTGGCCTGCCACTTCCCGGAGACGGGCTGA
- a CDS encoding ABC transporter ATP-binding protein produces MPPLLSVRDLSVVFPTRRGPVRAVDGLSFDVPRGGTLGIVGESGSGKSVTSMAVMGLHTGAEVSGSVVLDGQELTRLRERELNRLRGRRMAMVFQDPLSSLHPYYTVGEQIAEHHRVHFGSRRRVARERAVEALAEVGIPEPRRRAGEYPHQFSGGMRQRVMIATALVCEPDLLIADEPTTALDVTVQAQILDLIARVQQDRGLGVVLITHDLGVVARVAHEVLVMYGGRAVEQAPVDALFAAPAHPYTQGLLDSLPRLDDPADTPLRAIPGSPPSLLAPAPGCAFAPRCARARDRCREERPVLSGPADHPTACHFPAYEGVAS; encoded by the coding sequence ATGCCGCCGCTGCTGTCCGTGCGCGACCTGTCGGTCGTGTTCCCGACCCGGCGCGGGCCGGTGCGCGCCGTGGACGGTCTCTCCTTCGACGTGCCGCGCGGAGGGACCCTCGGGATCGTCGGCGAGTCGGGCTCCGGCAAGTCCGTGACCTCGATGGCGGTGATGGGTCTGCACACCGGCGCCGAGGTGTCCGGCTCGGTCGTCCTCGACGGCCAGGAGCTGACCCGGTTGCGCGAGCGGGAGCTGAACCGGCTGCGCGGCCGGCGGATGGCGATGGTCTTCCAGGACCCGCTGTCCAGCCTCCATCCGTACTACACCGTCGGCGAGCAGATCGCCGAGCACCACCGGGTGCACTTCGGGTCACGGCGGCGGGTGGCCCGCGAGCGGGCCGTCGAGGCGCTCGCCGAGGTCGGCATCCCCGAGCCGCGGCGGCGGGCCGGCGAGTATCCGCACCAGTTCTCCGGCGGGATGCGGCAGCGCGTGATGATCGCGACGGCGCTTGTGTGCGAGCCGGACCTGCTGATCGCGGACGAGCCGACCACCGCGCTCGACGTCACCGTGCAGGCGCAGATCCTGGACCTGATCGCCCGGGTGCAGCAGGACCGGGGGCTCGGCGTCGTGCTCATCACCCACGATCTGGGCGTGGTGGCCCGGGTCGCCCACGAGGTCCTGGTGATGTACGGCGGGCGGGCGGTCGAACAGGCCCCGGTGGACGCCCTGTTCGCCGCCCCCGCGCACCCCTACACCCAGGGGCTGCTCGACTCGCTGCCCCGGCTCGACGACCCGGCCGACACCCCGCTGCGGGCGATCCCCGGTTCGCCTCCGTCCCTGCTCGCCCCCGCGCCGGGCTGCGCCTTCGCGCCGCGCTGCGCGCGGGCCCGGGACCGCTGCCGGGAGGAACGCCCGGTGCTCAGCGGTCCGGCGGACCATCCGACGGCCTGTCACTTCCCCGCGTACGAAGGCGTCGCCTCATGA
- a CDS encoding ABC transporter permease, giving the protein MIPYVGRRLLGMLGVLLAVAAITFLIFYVLPSDPAAAACGKSCSTERLAAIRAHMGLDQPLWRQFGDFVTGIFTGRTVGSGPYALRCDFPCLGYSYENSQPVWDLLVDRMPVSASLAVGAAVIWLALGLGAGVTAALRKDTLTDRTLMVGAVAAASLPVYFTSVMLIYGFIRVAGLLPYPQYVPFGADPLDWGRNLLLPWLALALLYAAMYARQSRSSMIESMAEPYIRTARAKGLPRRTVVVKHGLRAGMTPILTLFGMDLGGLLAGAVITESLFGLPGVGRLFYGALSTGDQPVILGVTLLAAAFIVVANLCVDLLYAVVDPRVRF; this is encoded by the coding sequence CTGATCCCCTATGTCGGCCGCCGGCTCCTCGGGATGCTCGGCGTGCTCCTCGCCGTCGCCGCCATCACCTTCCTCATCTTCTACGTGCTGCCCTCGGACCCGGCCGCCGCGGCCTGCGGCAAGTCCTGCAGCACCGAACGGCTCGCCGCGATCCGCGCCCACATGGGCCTGGACCAGCCGCTGTGGCGCCAGTTCGGCGACTTCGTCACCGGCATCTTCACCGGACGCACGGTCGGCAGCGGCCCGTACGCGCTGCGCTGCGACTTCCCGTGCCTGGGCTACTCGTACGAGAACAGCCAGCCCGTCTGGGACCTGCTCGTCGACCGGATGCCGGTGTCCGCCTCGCTCGCCGTGGGCGCGGCCGTGATCTGGCTGGCGCTCGGCCTGGGCGCGGGGGTCACCGCGGCCCTGCGCAAGGACACCCTGACCGACCGGACGCTGATGGTCGGGGCGGTCGCCGCCGCCTCGCTGCCGGTCTACTTCACCTCGGTGATGCTGATCTACGGCTTCATCCGGGTGGCGGGGCTGCTGCCCTATCCGCAGTACGTGCCGTTCGGCGCCGACCCGCTCGACTGGGGGCGGAACCTGCTGCTTCCCTGGCTGGCCCTCGCCCTGCTGTACGCCGCCATGTACGCCCGGCAGAGCCGGAGTTCGATGATCGAGTCGATGGCGGAGCCGTACATCCGCACCGCCCGCGCCAAGGGTCTGCCGCGCCGGACCGTGGTGGTCAAGCACGGGCTGCGGGCCGGGATGACGCCGATCCTCACCCTGTTCGGCATGGACCTCGGCGGGCTGCTCGCCGGCGCGGTGATCACCGAGTCGCTGTTCGGGCTGCCGGGCGTGGGGCGGCTCTTCTACGGGGCCCTTTCCACCGGCGACCAGCCGGTGATCCTCGGGGTGACGCTGCTGGCCGCCGCCTTCATCGTCGTCGCCAATCTGTGCGTCGACCTGCTCTACGCCGTCGTCGACCCGCGAGTGAGGTTCTGA
- a CDS encoding ABC transporter permease, giving the protein MTTTDTRPEATAAPPPAAAGSPWRLALAELRRRPSALAGLAVVVLFAVLAAGAPLIGGLGGWRPDEFDKAAVDPYLGGLPIGPLGGVSADHWLGVEPVTGRDLFARVVHGAQVSLLIAFAATAIVVVVGVAAGVVAGYFGGRTDTVLSRLMDLTMSFPSLIFMIAAMSVARDVNRILLMVLVIGLFGWPGIARIVRGQTLSLKHREYVDAARVGGASTWRVLTRDVLPGVAGPVIAYTTLIVPGMIATEAALSYLGVGVRPPTPSWGQMIAESVAFYDTDPMYFMVPSLCLFLTVLAFTLLGDALRDVFDPRGGRA; this is encoded by the coding sequence GTGACCACCACCGACACCCGCCCCGAAGCCACCGCGGCGCCGCCACCGGCTGCCGCCGGCAGCCCCTGGCGGCTCGCCCTGGCCGAGCTGCGCCGCCGTCCCTCCGCCCTCGCCGGGCTCGCCGTCGTCGTCCTCTTCGCCGTGCTCGCCGCCGGCGCCCCGCTGATCGGCGGGCTCGGCGGCTGGCGCCCCGACGAGTTCGACAAGGCGGCCGTCGACCCGTACCTCGGCGGACTGCCGATCGGGCCGCTCGGCGGGGTGTCCGCCGACCACTGGCTCGGCGTCGAACCCGTCACCGGCCGCGATCTGTTCGCCCGGGTCGTGCACGGCGCGCAGGTCTCGCTGCTCATCGCCTTCGCCGCCACCGCCATCGTGGTCGTCGTCGGGGTCGCCGCGGGCGTCGTCGCCGGCTACTTCGGCGGCCGCACCGACACCGTGCTCTCCCGGCTCATGGACCTCACCATGTCCTTCCCCTCCCTCATCTTCATGATCGCGGCGATGTCGGTGGCCAGGGACGTCAACCGGATCCTGCTGATGGTCCTGGTCATCGGCCTCTTCGGCTGGCCCGGCATCGCCCGGATCGTGCGCGGCCAGACCCTCTCGCTCAAGCACCGCGAGTACGTCGACGCGGCCCGCGTCGGCGGCGCCTCCACCTGGCGGGTGCTCACCCGGGACGTGCTGCCCGGGGTCGCCGGGCCGGTCATCGCCTACACCACCCTGATCGTGCCGGGCATGATCGCCACCGAGGCCGCGCTCAGCTATCTCGGCGTCGGGGTGCGCCCGCCGACCCCGTCCTGGGGGCAGATGATCGCCGAGAGCGTCGCCTTCTACGACACCGACCCGATGTACTTCATGGTGCCGAGCCTCTGCCTCTTCCTCACCGTCCTCGCCTTCACCCTGCTCGGGGACGCGCTGCGGGACGTCTTCGACCCGCGCGGAGGCCGCGCGTGA
- a CDS encoding ABC transporter substrate-binding protein encodes MDKHPRITLAAALLTALALGTTATACSGSGTGGASDRGRSGTNPATGNLGRVVGGTPAKGGTLNVLSNQDFTHLDPARNWVMGDMDFGTRLLYRTLLTYKAEPGAKGSELAPDLAEDLGTSSNGAKTWTFRLKQGLKYEDGSPVTAQDVKYNVERSFSPDLPGGPDYAARYLAGAEGYKGPAGGKHLASIKTPDARTIVFELRAPFAEFRYATVLPTFAPVPAAQDKGPQYDNRPFSSGPYKIESYARDKRLVLVRNPHWDAATDPVRKAYPDRIVVTMGLKGGQVDDRLVAGAGADASAVPWAGLRPESTPKVLTKPDIRARLLAESKNCTEMVQMHTGRAPFDDVRVRQAVQYALDREAILTASGGPALNDPATALMPGSLFTGGKQPDTLKIPLTGDVTKAKQLLKEAGKADGLTTRLTVATGDKGVAEAIQESLGRAGIKVVIETVDPSAFYDTIGDTKNRTDLVYTGWCPDYPSGSTFLPFVFDGRYIKEKGNSGNHSLFRDQPTMRRMDEIAAMTDATQASKAWQELDGQILAKAPTAPVVIERMPLLVGPNIAGAFGHTSFGGQIDYATIGLKDPAKSGS; translated from the coding sequence ATGGACAAGCACCCTCGCATCACCCTCGCCGCGGCCCTGTTGACGGCCCTCGCGCTCGGCACCACCGCCACCGCCTGTTCCGGCTCCGGCACCGGCGGCGCCTCGGACCGGGGCCGGTCCGGCACCAACCCCGCGACCGGCAACCTCGGCCGGGTCGTCGGCGGCACCCCGGCGAAGGGCGGCACCCTGAACGTGCTGTCCAACCAGGACTTCACCCACCTCGACCCGGCCCGCAACTGGGTCATGGGCGACATGGACTTCGGCACCCGGCTGCTCTACCGCACCCTGCTCACCTACAAGGCCGAACCCGGCGCCAAGGGCAGCGAGCTGGCCCCCGACCTCGCCGAGGACCTGGGCACCTCGTCCAACGGGGCCAAGACCTGGACCTTCCGTCTCAAGCAGGGCCTGAAGTACGAGGACGGCTCCCCCGTCACCGCGCAGGACGTCAAGTACAACGTCGAGCGGTCCTTCTCCCCCGACCTGCCCGGCGGCCCCGACTACGCGGCCCGCTACCTCGCCGGCGCCGAGGGCTACAAGGGCCCGGCCGGCGGCAAGCACCTCGCGTCGATCAAGACGCCCGACGCCCGCACCATCGTCTTCGAACTCCGCGCGCCCTTCGCCGAGTTCCGCTACGCCACGGTGCTGCCCACCTTCGCCCCGGTGCCGGCCGCCCAGGACAAGGGCCCGCAGTACGACAACCGCCCGTTCTCCTCGGGGCCGTACAAGATCGAGTCGTACGCCCGGGACAAGCGGCTGGTCCTGGTCCGCAACCCGCACTGGGACGCCGCCACCGACCCGGTGCGCAAGGCCTACCCCGACCGGATCGTCGTGACCATGGGCCTCAAGGGCGGCCAGGTGGACGACCGGCTCGTCGCGGGCGCGGGCGCCGACGCCTCCGCCGTCCCCTGGGCCGGGCTCCGCCCCGAGTCCACCCCCAAGGTGCTCACCAAGCCCGACATCCGCGCCCGGCTGCTCGCCGAGTCCAAGAACTGCACCGAGATGGTGCAGATGCACACCGGCCGCGCGCCGTTCGACGACGTGCGGGTGAGGCAGGCCGTGCAGTACGCCCTCGACCGCGAGGCCATCCTCACCGCCTCCGGCGGCCCGGCCCTCAACGACCCGGCCACCGCGCTCATGCCCGGCTCCCTCTTCACCGGCGGCAAGCAGCCCGACACCCTGAAGATCCCGCTCACCGGCGACGTGACCAAGGCCAAGCAGCTGCTCAAGGAGGCCGGGAAGGCCGACGGCCTCACCACCCGGCTCACCGTCGCCACCGGCGACAAGGGCGTCGCCGAGGCGATACAGGAGTCCCTCGGCCGCGCCGGGATCAAGGTCGTCATCGAGACCGTCGACCCCTCCGCCTTCTACGACACCATCGGCGACACCAAGAACCGCACCGACCTCGTCTACACCGGCTGGTGCCCCGACTACCCCTCCGGCTCCACCTTCCTGCCCTTCGTCTTCGACGGCCGCTACATCAAGGAGAAGGGCAACTCCGGCAACCACTCCCTCTTCCGCGACCAGCCCACGATGCGGCGGATGGACGAGATCGCCGCGATGACCGACGCCACGCAGGCCAGCAAGGCCTGGCAGGAGCTCGACGGACAGATCCTCGCCAAGGCCCCGACCGCGCCCGTCGTCATCGAGCGCATGCCGCTCCTGGTCGGCCCCAACATCGCCGGCGCCTTCGGCCACACCTCCTTCGGCGGGCAGATCGACTACGCGACGATCGGCCTCAAGGACCCCGCGAAGAGCGGGAGCTGA
- a CDS encoding aldehyde dehydrogenase, which yields MSVISRNPADPSDVLVELPAPGARFTAEAVERARAAQPGWLLGGAAARSAALTAVAAAVEAASAELAALAVREVGKPAAEARAELARTVAVWRYYAQAPYEPTGAVHETATGPGLLLTRRRPHGVAGLITPWNFPFAIPSWKAAPALAAGNAVVLKPAPEATACALRLAELVQGALPEGVFTVLPGGAAEGGALVGAADAVSFTGSTGVGREVVRAATARGVPVQAETGGLNAAIVLPDADTERAAAHIAAAVAGYAGQKCTATSRVIAVGAALDPLREALAEALRALPVGDPAEETTVCGPLIGEAAREAVTDAWQGLSVLAGGTVPDRPGWYAAPTLVEKAPPGHWLLTEEVFGPVAALLPARDLDEAVRIGNGTRYGLVTSVHTAGLGAALDSLDRLDTGMIRINAPTTGVDFHLPFGGAKASGSGPREQGRAALDFYTSSRTYTLTPG from the coding sequence ATGAGCGTCATCTCGCGCAATCCCGCAGACCCGTCCGACGTCCTCGTCGAACTCCCCGCCCCCGGCGCCCGGTTCACCGCCGAGGCGGTCGAACGGGCCCGCGCCGCACAGCCCGGATGGCTGCTCGGCGGGGCCGCCGCCCGCTCCGCCGCCCTCACCGCCGTCGCCGCCGCCGTCGAGGCCGCGAGTGCCGAACTCGCCGCGCTCGCCGTACGGGAGGTGGGCAAGCCGGCCGCCGAGGCGCGCGCCGAACTCGCCCGTACCGTCGCCGTCTGGCGCTACTACGCGCAGGCGCCCTACGAGCCCACCGGCGCCGTCCACGAGACCGCCACCGGCCCCGGACTGCTGCTCACCCGCCGCCGCCCGCACGGCGTCGCCGGCCTGATCACCCCCTGGAACTTCCCCTTCGCCATCCCCAGTTGGAAGGCCGCCCCGGCCCTCGCCGCCGGCAACGCGGTGGTCCTCAAGCCCGCTCCCGAGGCCACCGCCTGCGCCCTCCGCCTCGCCGAACTCGTCCAAGGCGCCCTGCCGGAAGGGGTGTTCACCGTCCTGCCCGGCGGGGCCGCCGAGGGCGGGGCCCTGGTCGGCGCGGCCGACGCGGTCTCCTTCACCGGCTCCACCGGCGTCGGCCGCGAGGTCGTCCGCGCCGCCACCGCCCGGGGCGTCCCGGTGCAGGCCGAGACCGGCGGACTCAACGCGGCGATCGTGCTGCCCGACGCCGACACCGAGCGGGCCGCCGCGCACATCGCCGCCGCCGTCGCCGGATACGCCGGCCAGAAGTGCACCGCCACCAGCCGGGTCATCGCCGTCGGCGCGGCCCTGGACCCGCTGCGCGAGGCCCTCGCCGAGGCCCTGCGGGCCCTCCCGGTCGGCGACCCCGCAGAGGAGACCACCGTCTGCGGCCCGCTGATCGGCGAAGCCGCCCGCGAGGCCGTCACCGACGCCTGGCAGGGCCTCTCCGTGCTCGCCGGCGGCACCGTCCCCGACCGGCCCGGCTGGTACGCGGCGCCCACCCTCGTGGAGAAGGCCCCGCCCGGCCACTGGCTGCTCACCGAGGAGGTCTTCGGCCCGGTCGCCGCCCTGCTGCCGGCCCGTGACCTCGACGAGGCGGTGCGGATCGGCAACGGCACCCGCTACGGCCTGGTCACCTCCGTGCACACCGCCGGCCTCGGCGCCGCCCTGGACTCCCTCGACCGGCTCGACACCGGCATGATCCGGATCAACGCCCCCACCACCGGCGTCGACTTCCACCTGCCGTTCGGCGGCGCCAAGGCCTCCGGCTCCGGCCCGCGCGAACAGGGCAGGGCCGCGCTCGACTTCTACACCTCCTCCCGGACCTACACCCTCACGCCCGGCTGA
- a CDS encoding NAD(P)H-binding protein, with protein MSELIAVTGATGRIGRRVVRRLAEAGATVRALGRDPEKLAALATGDTRAASYADAGAMEAALDGAATLFLVSAHEAPGRVRLHAGAVDAAVAAGVRRIVYLSYLNAAPHATFTYARDHWHTEQHIRSTGLAFTFLRDSTYQADLAAMTSPEGVLRGPAGGGRVGAVAHDDIADSAAAVLLDSGGGHDGATYDMTGPEALSFAEIAAALTLASGRPVTYVPETREEAYASRAVYEAPDWEVEGWVTSYEAVAAGEMADVSDDVRTLTGHSPQAFADFLATHPECYRHLLPH; from the coding sequence ATGAGCGAGCTCATCGCGGTGACCGGGGCCACCGGGCGGATCGGCCGGCGGGTGGTGCGCCGGCTGGCCGAGGCGGGGGCGACCGTCCGCGCCCTGGGGCGCGACCCGGAGAAGCTGGCCGCCCTGGCCACCGGCGACACCCGGGCCGCGTCCTACGCCGACGCCGGCGCGATGGAGGCCGCGCTGGACGGCGCGGCCACGCTCTTCCTGGTCTCCGCCCACGAGGCGCCGGGCCGGGTCCGGCTGCACGCCGGCGCCGTGGACGCCGCCGTGGCCGCCGGGGTGCGGCGGATCGTCTACCTCTCGTACCTCAACGCCGCACCCCACGCGACCTTCACCTACGCCCGCGACCACTGGCACACCGAACAGCACATCCGCTCCACCGGCCTTGCCTTCACCTTCCTGCGCGACAGCACCTACCAGGCCGACCTGGCCGCGATGACCTCGCCCGAGGGCGTGCTGCGCGGACCCGCCGGGGGCGGCCGGGTGGGTGCCGTCGCCCATGACGACATCGCCGACTCGGCCGCCGCGGTGCTGCTCGACTCCGGCGGCGGCCATGACGGCGCCACGTACGACATGACCGGCCCCGAGGCGCTGAGCTTCGCGGAGATCGCCGCCGCGCTCACCCTGGCCAGTGGACGCCCGGTCACCTATGTGCCCGAGACCCGGGAGGAGGCCTACGCCTCGCGGGCGGTCTACGAGGCGCCCGACTGGGAGGTCGAGGGCTGGGTCACCTCGTACGAGGCGGTGGCGGCGGGCGAGATGGCCGACGTCTCCGACGACGTGCGCACCCTGACCGGGCACTCGCCGCAGGCCTTCGCCGACTTCCTCGCGACCCACCCGGAGTGCTACCGGCATCTGCTCCCGCACTGA